In the genome of Olsenella profusa DSM 13989, one region contains:
- a CDS encoding class II aldolase/adducin family protein: protein MLENLKLRVMNVAKQAQREGMCKHKSGNFSARDEETGLVVITPTSVDREDLVVPDMVVMDLDANVVENQTGLRPTSESLMHLKIYQTRPDVRAIAHTHSQFATTFAVLEKPIPAVVYEIANLNCSKARIPVAPYGRPGTPALADSVVDSVKEADVLLLQGHGSVAVDEGNIDEAYLKVCYIEELAELYYHALTANGGQEPKSFPVEELQKWEYPKEIKFPNA from the coding sequence ATGCTGGAGAATCTCAAGCTCAGGGTCATGAACGTCGCAAAGCAGGCACAGAGGGAAGGCATGTGCAAGCATAAGTCCGGGAACTTCTCTGCCCGTGATGAGGAGACCGGTCTCGTGGTCATCACGCCGACGAGCGTTGACCGCGAGGACCTTGTCGTTCCCGATATGGTCGTCATGGATCTTGATGCCAACGTCGTCGAGAACCAGACGGGACTTCGTCCGACTTCGGAATCTCTGATGCACCTCAAGATCTACCAGACCCGTCCGGACGTAAGGGCAATCGCCCACACCCACTCCCAGTTTGCGACAACCTTCGCCGTCCTCGAGAAGCCCATCCCTGCGGTCGTCTATGAGATCGCAAACCTGAACTGCTCCAAGGCTCGTATCCCGGTCGCTCCCTATGGCCGTCCCGGCACCCCCGCCCTTGCGGACTCCGTTGTCGACTCTGTCAAGGAAGCTGACGTCCTCCTTCTCCAGGGGCATGGATCCGTCGCCGTTGATGAGGGCAACATCGACGAGGCCTATCTCAAGGTCTGCTACATCGAGGAGCTTGCCGAGCTCTACTACCACGCCCTTACTGCAAATGGCGGCCAGGAGCCCAAGTCCTTCCCCGTCGAGGAGCTTCAGAAGTGGGAGTACCCGAAGGAGATCAAGTTCCCCAATGCGTAA
- a CDS encoding BglG family transcription antiterminator, with protein MNERTFLIVQRLSRPGDEWSLASLAKQFGVSERTIRNDIKSLNHFLGKEGLGQLEFLRGGVIRRPEDFSQAMGRLPVRDTFAYKMSSEERKELSTAILVGSMDYVTLAEIAERFSVSRATVLNDLDGIKALVVKAGLRVVSKSSHGLMVEGPEELRRVFLTGFICRHTPVVDQWMHFPENEHVKEDAIVIRKILNEQCHAHGINMPDQSFGIIASHLCIAVDRVRKGAALEGRQGCAGETAKTCATGHGFERSVIELVTQYCNVSLGRGEVEALAALKRTLRYHNELHINIDTMQIQKVSRAFIRRMSHEIGIDLNHDYDLFEYLSNHLESMFSTEPSRFPQSPDLEEVINDYPEVIDAVRRNLGPLEEYAGRTITDVEILYVALHICAALERRKNRGVRPRVVVVCDGGIGTSQLLAEDLRGHFDIRIVKVMPAHDVPYIETYQADLVISTVPLDNCPVEHIVIRLPLTDRECQGIHAKLSSIESTVRLLDTNPEHFSAQELLDRLEPIMRWRVPDDDCLMQEVRLEVRRFFREAQQLEDQIIAPYLHQLLPASHIRKGVACENWRSAIRASAQPLLEMGYIEPRYVDAMIRGAEEHGPYMALAPGFAIPHSSPEDGAIKMGMSLVRLETPVAFGSEGNDPIEFVCTLSAVDAKMHLRAFADLLDMLFRPEVDFVAQLRRAQTPEEMAAVIERCEYRVIQ; from the coding sequence GTGAATGAGCGAACGTTTCTGATAGTGCAGAGGCTTTCTCGCCCTGGTGACGAATGGAGCCTCGCGAGCCTGGCCAAGCAGTTTGGCGTATCTGAGCGGACGATACGCAACGACATCAAGTCGCTGAACCACTTCCTCGGGAAGGAGGGGCTGGGCCAGCTCGAGTTCCTGCGCGGCGGTGTCATTCGGCGGCCCGAGGACTTCTCGCAGGCCATGGGTCGGCTTCCCGTGCGGGACACCTTTGCCTACAAGATGTCAAGCGAGGAGCGCAAGGAACTCAGCACCGCAATCCTCGTGGGTTCGATGGACTATGTGACCCTGGCGGAGATCGCCGAGCGTTTCTCGGTGAGCCGTGCGACCGTCCTCAATGACCTTGACGGCATAAAGGCCCTTGTGGTGAAGGCGGGCCTGCGGGTGGTTTCGAAGTCGAGCCACGGGTTGATGGTCGAGGGGCCAGAGGAGCTCAGACGGGTGTTTCTGACGGGCTTCATCTGCCGACATACCCCTGTCGTCGATCAGTGGATGCACTTCCCCGAGAACGAGCATGTCAAGGAAGACGCCATCGTCATCCGAAAGATCCTCAACGAGCAGTGCCATGCTCATGGCATCAACATGCCTGATCAGAGCTTTGGCATCATTGCAAGCCATCTGTGCATTGCCGTGGACAGGGTACGCAAGGGTGCCGCTCTCGAGGGGCGCCAGGGATGCGCGGGCGAGACGGCAAAGACATGCGCGACAGGCCACGGCTTCGAGCGCAGCGTCATAGAGCTTGTCACCCAGTACTGCAACGTCAGCCTGGGAAGGGGTGAGGTCGAGGCGCTCGCAGCGCTCAAGCGGACGCTCAGGTACCACAACGAGCTGCACATCAACATCGATACGATGCAGATTCAGAAGGTCTCACGCGCGTTCATCCGGCGGATGTCCCACGAGATAGGCATCGACCTCAACCACGACTACGACCTCTTCGAGTATCTCTCCAACCATCTCGAGTCGATGTTCTCGACCGAGCCGTCCCGCTTCCCGCAGAGTCCGGACCTTGAGGAGGTCATCAACGACTATCCCGAGGTCATCGATGCGGTGAGGCGCAACCTCGGTCCGCTCGAGGAGTATGCGGGACGCACAATCACGGATGTCGAGATCCTGTATGTGGCGCTCCACATCTGCGCCGCCTTGGAGCGACGCAAGAATCGGGGAGTGCGACCTCGTGTCGTGGTGGTGTGTGACGGGGGCATAGGAACCTCTCAGCTGCTCGCCGAGGATCTCCGGGGACACTTCGACATCAGGATCGTCAAGGTGATGCCGGCCCATGACGTGCCCTATATAGAGACGTACCAGGCGGATCTGGTGATCTCGACGGTACCCCTGGACAACTGCCCCGTGGAACACATCGTCATACGGCTGCCTCTCACCGATCGCGAGTGCCAGGGGATCCATGCCAAGCTCAGCTCCATCGAGTCCACGGTCCGGCTGCTCGACACCAACCCGGAGCACTTCTCTGCCCAGGAGCTGCTGGACAGGCTGGAGCCCATCATGCGGTGGCGCGTGCCCGACGATGACTGTCTGATGCAGGAGGTGCGCCTTGAGGTTCGACGCTTCTTCCGGGAGGCCCAGCAGCTTGAAGACCAGATCATCGCACCCTACCTGCACCAGCTGCTGCCGGCGAGCCACATACGCAAGGGCGTGGCGTGCGAGAATTGGCGCTCGGCCATACGCGCCTCAGCCCAGCCCCTGCTCGAGATGGGCTATATAGAGCCGCGCTATGTGGACGCGATGATACGGGGAGCCGAGGAGCATGGTCCCTACATGGCGCTGGCCCCCGGCTTTGCCATCCCGCACAGCTCGCCCGAGGACGGCGCCATCAAGATGGGCATGAGCCTCGTGCGGCTCGAGACGCCCGTGGCCTTTGGCAGCGAGGGGAACGACCCCATCGAGTTCGTGTGCACCCTGAGCGCCGTGGATGCGAAGATGCATCTCAGGGCCTTTGCCGACCTGCTGGACATGCTCTTTAGGCCCGAGGTCGACTTCGTCGCGCAGCTCCGTCGTGCCCAGACGCCCGAGGAGATGGCGGCCGTCATCGAGCGCTGCGAGTATCGGGTGATTCAGTAG
- a CDS encoding PTS sugar transporter subunit IIA translates to MRDLTALDLDAKSCEQVFDIMGARFLEKGYVNERYLPTIKEREAQYPTALPVEPYPIAIPHTMADAILKPFIAPVRLKNTVKWGDMSDPDNKFDVKLVCMLGFKDPGEHIELLQILMHNFQKSEWANPLFSAKTEDEFFEAFNSMEWAHE, encoded by the coding sequence ATGCGCGACCTGACCGCTCTCGATCTTGACGCGAAGAGCTGTGAGCAGGTGTTCGACATCATGGGGGCCAGGTTTCTGGAAAAGGGCTATGTCAATGAGAGGTACCTTCCCACCATCAAGGAGCGTGAGGCGCAGTATCCGACCGCGCTTCCGGTCGAGCCGTATCCCATAGCCATTCCCCATACCATGGCAGACGCCATCCTCAAACCCTTCATAGCCCCCGTGCGCCTGAAGAATACGGTTAAGTGGGGCGATATGTCCGATCCAGACAACAAGTTTGATGTGAAGCTCGTCTGCATGCTCGGGTTCAAGGACCCTGGTGAGCATATCGAGCTGCTCCAGATTCTCATGCACAACTTCCAGAAGTCCGAGTGGGCCAATCCGCTCTTCTCTGCGAAGACCGAGGACGAATTCTTCGAAGCGTTCAACAGCATGGAATGGGCGCACGAATAG
- a CDS encoding ABC transporter substrate-binding protein, giving the protein MSKNITRRETMGLLGLATFGLAGCSGAGSTSGTDKTYKIGVLQLTEHDALDNANKGFVKALDESGITYTIDQQNAQNDQSACQTIATKLVNDGDDLILAIATPAAQAVAGATTDIPIVGTAITDFAASGLVRDNDKPATNVTGTSDLTPVSDQFDLLVQLFPNAQDVGILYCTAESNSDVQVQLAEEAGTSHNLRTSRYSVSSSNEIQQVVESMVGKVDVLYCPTDNTVAAGMQTVSMVANDNNLPTIVGEQGMVENGGLATYGIDYEQLGRMAGEMAAKILKGESKPQDMAIEHEDASECALVTNKATADKLGVDLSVLGDTQTQV; this is encoded by the coding sequence ATGAGCAAGAACATCACGCGCCGCGAGACCATGGGCCTCTTGGGACTGGCCACGTTCGGCCTTGCCGGCTGTTCGGGCGCCGGATCCACGAGCGGCACGGACAAGACCTACAAGATCGGCGTGCTCCAACTCACGGAGCACGACGCCCTCGACAACGCCAACAAGGGCTTCGTGAAGGCATTGGACGAGAGCGGCATCACGTACACCATCGACCAGCAGAACGCCCAGAACGACCAGTCCGCCTGCCAGACCATCGCCACCAAGCTCGTGAACGATGGCGACGACCTCATCCTGGCCATCGCCACGCCCGCCGCGCAGGCCGTGGCCGGTGCCACCACGGACATCCCCATCGTGGGCACCGCCATCACCGACTTTGCCGCCTCCGGCCTCGTGAGGGACAACGACAAGCCCGCCACCAACGTCACGGGCACCTCGGACCTCACGCCCGTCTCCGACCAGTTCGACCTGCTCGTGCAGCTCTTCCCCAACGCCCAGGACGTGGGCATCCTCTACTGCACCGCGGAGTCCAACTCCGACGTGCAGGTGCAGCTCGCCGAGGAGGCGGGAACCAGCCACAACCTCAGGACCAGCCGCTACTCCGTCTCCAGCTCCAATGAGATCCAGCAGGTGGTGGAGTCCATGGTCGGCAAGGTGGACGTGCTCTACTGCCCCACCGACAACACCGTCGCCGCGGGCATGCAGACCGTATCCATGGTCGCCAACGACAACAATCTCCCCACCATCGTGGGCGAGCAGGGCATGGTGGAGAACGGCGGCCTAGCCACCTACGGCATCGACTACGAGCAGCTGGGCAGGATGGCCGGCGAGATGGCCGCCAAGATCCTCAAGGGCGAGTCCAAGCCCCAGGACATGGCCATCGAGCACGAGGATGCCAGCGAGTGCGCCCTCGTCACCAACAAGGCGACGGCAGACAAGCTGGGCGTGGACCTCTCCGTGCTGGGGGACACGCAGACACAGGTCTAG
- a CDS encoding dihydroxyacetone kinase family protein, with product MDKLTIENIPQMFDYVGILFAEKRDELCAMDAVMGDGDLGLTMSKGYGALPAFLRDLTGEGDIGKMMLKGAMKMQNTVPSTMGTLMSSGIMEAGKAFRGKTELVPADMVTYVTQFAIGIRKRGKCELGDRTILDSVDAGAKRAAALVESDASASFLDVLTAAVEGAEEGCEATKGMLPKFGKAAVHSAKAKGIVDQGALAGKYMLEGLKNYFADQQ from the coding sequence ATGGATAAGCTTACGATTGAAAACATTCCGCAGATGTTTGACTATGTCGGCATCCTCTTTGCCGAGAAAAGAGACGAGCTTTGCGCGATGGATGCTGTCATGGGTGACGGTGACCTCGGTCTCACGATGAGCAAGGGCTATGGTGCTCTTCCTGCCTTCCTGCGTGACCTTACGGGAGAGGGTGACATCGGCAAGATGATGCTCAAGGGTGCCATGAAGATGCAGAACACCGTACCCTCTACCATGGGAACTCTGATGTCTTCGGGCATCATGGAGGCTGGCAAGGCATTCAGGGGCAAGACCGAGCTTGTCCCTGCTGACATGGTCACGTACGTAACCCAGTTTGCCATCGGCATCAGGAAGCGTGGCAAATGCGAGCTTGGCGACCGCACCATCCTAGATTCCGTCGATGCGGGGGCGAAGCGGGCAGCTGCCTTGGTTGAGTCCGATGCCTCGGCCAGTTTCCTAGATGTTTTGACCGCCGCCGTCGAAGGTGCCGAAGAGGGCTGTGAGGCCACTAAGGGTATGCTCCCGAAGTTCGGCAAGGCGGCCGTCCATTCAGCCAAGGCCAAGGGTATCGTCGACCAGGGTGCCCTTGCAGGCAAGTACATGCTTGAGGGCCTGAAGAACTACTTCGCCGACCAACAGTAG
- a CDS encoding ABC transporter permease has product MLTVLPGAVSQGIIWGIMVLGVFITFRMLDIADLTVDGSFALGGSVAAVVSVNLGLDPLVAILLGMLAGVAAGLVTGILHSVLDIPAILAGILTQIALWSINLRVMGKSNTPLLNVDTVFTRLASLLGVSQVMATLIIGIVCATVVILLMYWFFGTEIGSALRATGNNEDMCRALGIDVRVTKLIALAFSNGLVGLSGALICQSQKYADINMGTGAIVIGLAAIVIGEVLGYFAKAFGSKLVAVVGGSVIYFLIRALVLQMGLDVNDMKLLSAVIVAFALAIPVIAKRHRIRSGYRRDTASAMREAPDAPAMPEQADEGGER; this is encoded by the coding sequence CTGCTGACCGTCTTGCCGGGAGCCGTTTCCCAGGGAATCATCTGGGGCATCATGGTGCTGGGCGTCTTCATCACCTTCAGGATGCTCGACATCGCCGACCTCACCGTGGACGGCAGCTTTGCCCTGGGCGGCTCGGTGGCTGCCGTCGTCTCGGTCAATTTGGGGCTCGACCCGCTCGTGGCCATCCTGCTCGGCATGCTTGCGGGCGTCGCCGCCGGCTTGGTGACCGGCATCCTGCACTCCGTGCTCGACATCCCCGCCATCCTCGCGGGAATCCTCACGCAGATCGCCCTGTGGTCCATCAACCTGCGCGTCATGGGCAAGTCGAACACGCCGCTGCTCAACGTGGACACCGTGTTCACCCGCCTGGCGTCGCTGCTGGGCGTGTCGCAGGTGATGGCCACGCTCATCATCGGCATCGTGTGCGCCACCGTGGTCATCCTGCTCATGTACTGGTTCTTTGGCACCGAGATCGGCTCGGCGCTGCGCGCCACCGGCAACAACGAGGACATGTGCCGGGCCCTCGGCATCGACGTGCGCGTGACCAAGCTCATCGCGCTCGCCTTCTCCAACGGCCTCGTGGGCCTCTCCGGCGCCCTCATCTGCCAGAGCCAGAAGTATGCGGACATCAACATGGGCACGGGCGCCATCGTCATCGGCCTGGCGGCCATCGTGATCGGCGAGGTGCTGGGGTACTTTGCCAAGGCCTTCGGCAGCAAGCTGGTGGCCGTGGTGGGCGGCTCGGTCATATACTTCCTCATCCGCGCGCTCGTGCTGCAGATGGGCCTGGACGTCAACGACATGAAGCTGCTCTCCGCCGTGATCGTCGCCTTCGCCCTCGCCATCCCCGTCATCGCGAAGCGACACAGGATACGGAGCGGGTACCGAAGGGACACGGCGAGTGCCATGAGGGAAGCGCCCGACGCGCCCGCCATGCCCGAGCAGGCCGATGAGGGAGGTGAGCGGTGA
- a CDS encoding PTS galactitol transporter subunit IIC, which yields MDFAAASAWINGFLSSVGAAVFVPIIMIVMGLVVRMKPKDAISSGILLGVAFTGMSMLISYMGEIISPVGEAMLKNIGINLPILDGGWTTMAAIAWSWPYAILMFPLMIVINIIMLVANKTDTFNADLWNVWGKIFTAVGVVGLTGNIVLAFVIAAIQIAFELKTADLFSDEICELTGIPGVTCTHKMVFLSAIYYPIDKLLRKIPALNHKADAEALHEKVGIFAENHVLGFILGCFFGVLGQYDLGALLTLGVKCAMCLTLFPVISKYFMESLSPISEAVSDYMHGKFEGRQLVVGLDWPFLGGSNEIWLAVIYGIPVTVLFAFILPQNQILPFAGIVNIALAVPAYLVTKGNLPRMIILSTIGVPIFLLVGTAFAPFISELATSTGAVAADALGASGLISNSSIDGPWFTYAFSQFLAVQDGNVLPLGMLIVWIGGYALMYHDLTKERKARKAAAEAQAE from the coding sequence GTGGACTTCGCAGCCGCAAGTGCATGGATTAACGGCTTCCTAAGCTCGGTGGGAGCAGCCGTCTTTGTGCCCATCATCATGATTGTCATGGGTCTCGTCGTCCGGATGAAGCCAAAGGACGCAATCTCTTCCGGCATTTTGCTCGGCGTGGCCTTCACGGGCATGTCGATGCTCATCAGCTATATGGGTGAGATCATCTCGCCCGTCGGCGAGGCAATGCTGAAGAACATCGGTATCAACCTGCCAATCCTCGACGGTGGGTGGACAACCATGGCGGCAATCGCCTGGTCCTGGCCATATGCGATTCTGATGTTCCCCCTGATGATCGTCATCAACATCATCATGCTCGTCGCAAACAAGACCGACACCTTCAACGCTGACCTCTGGAACGTCTGGGGGAAGATCTTCACGGCCGTGGGTGTCGTTGGACTTACCGGCAACATCGTTCTTGCCTTCGTGATCGCCGCCATCCAGATTGCCTTCGAGCTTAAGACAGCCGACCTCTTCTCGGACGAGATCTGTGAGCTTACCGGCATCCCTGGTGTCACCTGCACCCACAAGATGGTCTTCCTGTCTGCAATCTACTATCCGATCGACAAGCTGCTCCGTAAGATTCCGGCTCTCAACCACAAGGCCGATGCCGAGGCCTTGCATGAGAAGGTCGGTATCTTCGCGGAGAATCATGTCCTCGGCTTCATTCTGGGCTGCTTCTTCGGCGTCCTCGGCCAGTACGACCTCGGCGCCCTCCTCACCCTCGGCGTCAAATGCGCCATGTGCTTGACGCTGTTCCCCGTTATCTCCAAGTACTTCATGGAGTCGCTGTCCCCGATCTCCGAGGCGGTCTCAGACTACATGCACGGCAAGTTCGAGGGTCGTCAGCTGGTCGTTGGTCTTGACTGGCCGTTCCTTGGTGGCTCCAACGAGATCTGGCTTGCGGTCATCTACGGCATCCCCGTGACCGTCCTCTTTGCGTTCATCCTCCCACAGAACCAGATTCTTCCCTTCGCCGGCATCGTCAACATCGCCCTGGCCGTCCCTGCCTACTTGGTCACTAAGGGCAACTTGCCCCGCATGATCATCTTGTCCACCATCGGCGTACCCATCTTCCTGCTCGTGGGCACCGCTTTCGCCCCGTTCATCTCCGAACTCGCGACCTCTACGGGTGCCGTTGCCGCTGACGCCCTGGGTGCCTCCGGCCTCATCTCCAACTCCTCGATTGACGGCCCCTGGTTTACCTACGCGTTCTCCCAGTTCCTTGCCGTCCAGGACGGAAACGTCCTGCCACTGGGCATGCTGATTGTCTGGATTGGCGGCTATGCTCTGATGTATCACGACCTCACCAAGGAGCGGAAGGCCAGGAAAGCCGCTGCCGAGGCACAGGCCGAGTAA
- a CDS encoding dihydroxyacetone kinase subunit DhaK: MKKIINSSESYVGEMLSGIYAAHPDQVTYAANDLRCYCTAKKKEGKVAIITGGGTGHLPLFLGYVGEGLLDGCGVGGVFQSPSAEQIYNIATEVEAGAGVLFLYGNYTGDIMNFDMAAEMLEMDDIEARSIVGADDVLSNKNPEARRGVAGIFFMYKAAGARADQMGTLGEVLAAAKKAGDNVRTVGFALTPCIVPEVGHANFELAEDEMAFGMGIHGEPGVWNGPVKTADELADESVDEILTDMPLADGDEVALLVNGLGATSVEELYILNNSVRKQLEAKGIGVYRSWTGEYATSMEMMGASISICKVDDELKGYFDYPIDTPFLCQK; the protein is encoded by the coding sequence ATGAAGAAAATCATCAACAGTTCCGAGAGCTACGTGGGCGAGATGCTCTCTGGCATCTACGCCGCACATCCGGATCAGGTAACGTATGCGGCCAATGACCTGCGCTGCTACTGTACCGCCAAGAAGAAGGAGGGCAAGGTCGCCATCATCACTGGTGGAGGCACGGGCCATCTGCCCCTCTTCCTTGGCTATGTTGGCGAGGGGCTGCTTGACGGCTGTGGTGTGGGCGGTGTGTTCCAGTCTCCCTCGGCCGAGCAGATTTACAACATCGCCACTGAGGTCGAGGCTGGTGCCGGCGTCCTCTTCCTGTACGGCAATTACACTGGTGACATCATGAACTTCGATATGGCTGCCGAGATGCTCGAGATGGACGATATCGAGGCCAGGTCCATAGTGGGCGCTGATGACGTCCTCTCGAACAAGAATCCCGAGGCTCGCCGTGGTGTCGCTGGGATCTTCTTCATGTACAAGGCGGCTGGCGCCAGGGCTGACCAGATGGGCACCCTAGGCGAGGTCCTTGCTGCAGCCAAGAAGGCTGGCGATAACGTCCGCACCGTTGGCTTTGCGCTCACCCCCTGCATCGTCCCCGAGGTCGGTCATGCCAACTTCGAGCTCGCCGAGGACGAGATGGCATTCGGTATGGGCATCCATGGTGAGCCCGGTGTCTGGAACGGCCCCGTCAAGACCGCAGATGAGCTTGCCGATGAGTCTGTGGACGAGATTCTGACCGACATGCCTCTCGCTGACGGTGATGAGGTCGCGCTGCTCGTCAATGGCCTTGGAGCCACCTCTGTCGAGGAGCTCTACATCCTCAACAACTCGGTTCGCAAGCAGCTCGAGGCCAAGGGCATCGGTGTCTATCGCTCCTGGACCGGAGAGTACGCCACCTCCATGGAGATGATGGGTGCCTCCATCTCCATCTGCAAGGTCGACGATGAGCTCAAGGGTTACTTTGACTACCCCATCGATACCCCCTTCCTGTGCCAGAAGTAG
- a CDS encoding PTS sugar transporter subunit IIB: MSVKVIVACGSGVATSQTVASKVNRLLAADKVDAKVEAVDLKSVDRHLKDAAAYITIVRDKKTYDLPVIDGIAFLTGVGQKQQYEKLLDAIKSYRG; this comes from the coding sequence ATGTCAGTCAAGGTGATCGTTGCGTGCGGTAGTGGTGTCGCCACCTCCCAGACGGTTGCATCCAAGGTCAATCGTCTTCTTGCTGCCGACAAGGTCGACGCAAAGGTCGAGGCCGTTGACCTCAAGTCCGTCGACCGCCATCTCAAGGATGCTGCCGCCTACATCACCATCGTGAGGGACAAGAAGACCTACGACCTGCCTGTCATCGATGGCATTGCGTTTCTGACTGGCGTCGGCCAGAAGCAGCAGTACGAGAAGCTGCTCGATGCGATCAAGAGCTACCGGGGCTAG
- a CDS encoding ABC transporter ATP-binding protein: MLELRHVTKTFNRGTASEKPALTGVDLTLDDGDFVTIIGGNGAGKSTLLNMIAGVYPLDSGQVILGGVDISMLPEHARAKYLGRVFQDPMRGTAADMEIVENLALAKRRGARRGLAWGITREEQAEYRTALASLDLGLEERPTAKVGLLSGGQRQAVTLLMATLQKPRLLLLDEHTAALDPKTAQKVLDLTQRLVDEHHLTTLMVTHNMNDALRLGNRLVMMNEGTIIYDVAGAEKERLTVADLLQKFEDVAGSEFANDRVLLS, encoded by the coding sequence ATGCTGGAGCTCAGGCACGTCACCAAGACGTTCAACCGCGGCACCGCCAGCGAGAAGCCCGCCCTCACGGGCGTGGACCTCACGCTCGACGACGGGGACTTCGTCACCATCATCGGTGGCAACGGTGCGGGCAAGTCAACGCTGCTCAACATGATCGCAGGCGTCTACCCGCTCGACAGCGGCCAGGTGATCCTAGGTGGCGTCGACATCAGCATGCTGCCCGAGCACGCGCGCGCGAAGTATCTGGGCCGCGTGTTCCAGGACCCCATGCGCGGGACCGCCGCCGACATGGAGATCGTGGAGAACCTGGCGCTCGCCAAACGTCGCGGCGCACGTCGCGGGCTGGCCTGGGGCATCACCAGGGAGGAGCAGGCGGAGTATCGCACGGCCCTCGCCTCGCTCGACCTGGGGCTCGAGGAGCGCCCGACGGCCAAGGTGGGCCTGCTCTCCGGCGGCCAGCGCCAGGCCGTCACGCTGCTCATGGCAACGCTCCAGAAGCCACGCCTCCTGCTGCTCGACGAGCACACGGCGGCGCTCGACCCCAAGACCGCCCAGAAGGTCCTCGACCTCACGCAGCGGCTCGTCGACGAGCACCACCTGACCACGCTCATGGTGACGCACAACATGAACGACGCCCTCCGCCTGGGCAACCGCCTCGTCATGATGAACGAGGGCACCATCATCTACGACGTCGCGGGTGCGGAGAAGGAGCGTCTCACAGTGGCCGACCTGCTGCAGAAGTTCGAGGATGTGGCGGGCAGCGAGTTCGCCAACGACCGCGTGCTGCTGTCGTAG
- a CDS encoding HAD family hydrolase yields the protein MIKLVLSDLDDTLIPFGAPRASARALKDIRALQVAGVHFAPVTGRVPAAMSWMFGDDETCYATGAFANGQVVRVDGRTVKWVAIESELLQQVVDVLDGECLNVWLALYGLTDPAHVSLVSPHPDRLLANPPDTWDGHTQCILPRVPTGSYVKANLQCSCSRQEMTKVRDLLRLRVPELGFVMPSLVARVIDVSALGWSKADAVLLIAHELGIDPTEACAFGDSENDLSMIRALPNSVAVANADESVQQAAAWHIGLSRDDAVAQAFEDILAANAEGRRPSFMSKDFTHE from the coding sequence ATGATCAAGCTTGTGCTGAGCGACCTCGACGACACGCTCATTCCCTTTGGGGCACCGCGTGCCAGTGCGCGCGCCCTCAAGGACATCCGTGCCCTGCAGGTGGCGGGTGTGCACTTTGCACCGGTGACGGGACGGGTCCCGGCGGCGATGAGCTGGATGTTCGGGGACGATGAGACATGCTACGCGACGGGGGCCTTCGCCAACGGCCAGGTCGTGCGCGTCGATGGGCGCACCGTGAAGTGGGTTGCCATCGAGTCTGAGCTCCTGCAGCAGGTGGTGGACGTTCTCGATGGCGAGTGCCTCAACGTCTGGCTCGCGCTCTATGGCCTTACCGACCCCGCCCATGTGAGCCTGGTGAGCCCCCATCCCGACCGCCTCCTCGCAAACCCACCGGATACCTGGGACGGGCACACGCAGTGCATCCTTCCCCGCGTTCCCACAGGCAGCTACGTGAAGGCAAACCTCCAGTGCTCCTGCAGCCGCCAGGAGATGACGAAGGTGCGCGACCTCCTGCGGTTGCGCGTCCCAGAGCTGGGCTTTGTCATGCCAAGTCTGGTGGCAAGGGTCATCGACGTCAGTGCTTTGGGTTGGAGCAAGGCCGACGCGGTCCTGCTCATCGCGCACGAGCTGGGTATAGATCCCACGGAAGCCTGCGCCTTCGGCGACTCGGAGAACGACCTCTCGATGATTCGGGCCCTGCCCAACTCCGTTGCCGTCGCCAATGCCGACGAGAGCGTGCAGCAGGCTGCCGCCTGGCACATAGGCCTCTCGCGGGACGATGCCGTGGCACAGGCGTTCGAGGACATCCTTGCGGCGAATGCCGAGGGGCGTCGGCCCTCCTTCATGTCAAAGGACTTCACACATGAGTGA